In one Chitinophaga sancti genomic region, the following are encoded:
- a CDS encoding IS630 family transposase (programmed frameshift), whose protein sequence is MIRYTVKLTKSEVEELHSIINKGSHTSQTFRMAYILLNCDDGKYSEKVTNEQISKVLKVGMRTIDRVKKKFIEEGFEGVLERRPSNRIYESKVDGDIEAKLVTLCCSEPPKGFARWSLRLLADKMVELKYVEKISHVTVRKGLKKNELKPWKSKGWVIPPHCNSEFVAKMENVLDVYKRPYNADYPVICMDESPKQLVDEVRQSVAMKPGQERRVDYEYVRHGMVNIFIANEPLKGKRFVEVTAFKARKDWAMFIKEIADKKYPKAKKITLVMDNLKTHTGAAFYETFEPKEAKRLCDRFEFIYTPKHGSWLNMAEIELHVLNGQCLNRHISTIEKVKEEVTEWQIHRNNKNSQINWQFTNKEARVKLKRLYPSINN, encoded by the exons ATGATACGCTATACCGTTAAATTAACAAAAAGTGAAGTTGAAGAATTACACAGCATAATAAATAAAGGTTCACATACTTCTCAAACCTTTCGTATGGCTTATATTCTATTAAATTGTGATGATGGAAAATACTCGGAAAAAGTGACCAACGAGCAAATAAGTAAAGTTTTGAAAGTTGGGATGCGCACAATAGATCGGGTTAAGAAGAAATTTATAGAAGAAGGCTTTGAAGGGGTATTAGAAAGACGGCCTTCAAATCGTATTTACGAGTCTAAAGTGGATGGAGATATAGAAGCGAAGTTAGTCACATTATGCTGTAGTGAGCCACCTAAGGGATTTGCTAGATGGTCGTTACGGCTCCTGGCAGACAAGATGGTTGAATTAAAGTATGTAGAAAAGATCTCTCATGTAACAGTAAGAAAGG GTCTTAAAAAAAATGAACTTAAGCCCTGGAAATCAAAAGGGTGGGTAATCCCACCGCATTGTAATAGCGAATTTGTGGCAAAGATGGAGAATGTGTTAGATGTATATAAGAGGCCTTATAATGCTGATTATCCTGTTATTTGCATGGACGAGTCGCCAAAACAGTTAGTCGATGAAGTGAGACAATCAGTTGCCATGAAGCCTGGTCAGGAAAGAAGAGTAGATTACGAGTACGTTAGACATGGCATGGTAAATATATTTATAGCAAATGAACCATTGAAAGGGAAGCGTTTTGTGGAGGTAACAGCATTCAAAGCCAGAAAGGATTGGGCAATGTTTATTAAAGAAATCGCAGATAAGAAATATCCCAAAGCGAAAAAGATAACCCTGGTGATGGATAATTTAAAAACGCACACGGGTGCTGCATTTTATGAGACCTTTGAACCCAAAGAAGCAAAAAGGCTGTGTGACAGATTTGAATTCATCTATACCCCAAAACATGGAAGCTGGTTAAATATGGCCGAAATAGAATTGCACGTATTGAATGGACAGTGCCTGAACAGGCATATATCTACAATCGAGAAGGTAAAAGAAGAGGTCACGGAATGGCAAATTCATCGAAACAATAAGAACAGCCAAATAAACTGGCAATTCACAAACAAAGAAGCAAGAGTGAAGTTAAAAAGATTGTATCCGTCAATTAATAATTAA
- the tnpB gene encoding IS66 family insertion sequence element accessory protein TnpB (TnpB, as the term is used for proteins encoded by IS66 family insertion elements, is considered an accessory protein, since TnpC, encoded by a neighboring gene, is a DDE family transposase.) has translation MLQINPGTRYLFYHKWADARKSFDGLIGLVTNELNIEMESGDVFIFINRSQTHIKFLQWEGDGYGMYYKRLEEGTFELPSGFMEGTHSEISSKQLSLILNGVSLRKAFSRKRYSDSNR, from the coding sequence ATGTTGCAGATTAATCCTGGTACCCGGTATCTTTTTTATCATAAATGGGCTGACGCCAGAAAAAGTTTTGATGGCTTAATTGGCCTCGTAACCAATGAACTTAATATAGAAATGGAGTCCGGCGATGTTTTTATATTTATCAACCGTAGTCAAACCCACATTAAGTTTCTCCAATGGGAAGGCGATGGGTATGGAATGTATTACAAGCGCTTAGAAGAGGGCACCTTTGAACTTCCTTCCGGGTTTATGGAAGGTACACATAGTGAAATTTCAAGCAAACAACTTTCTCTTATTTTAAACGGAGTTTCTTTGAGAAAAGCCTTTTCCCGGAAGCGGTATTCCGACTCTAATAGATAA
- the tnpA gene encoding IS66 family insertion sequence element accessory protein TnpA, whose translation MFSLISEQVNTGRSVKSICDQHNIQSSNWFYWQKKYHQRQISSNGDESSFTLLQITPDLITPNDPGIFAEYKGIKLYQQVSASFLRELIR comes from the coding sequence ATGTTTTCACTTATATCAGAGCAGGTAAATACTGGCAGGTCAGTCAAGTCAATCTGTGATCAACATAATATCCAGTCCAGTAATTGGTTCTATTGGCAGAAAAAATACCACCAACGTCAAATATCATCTAATGGCGATGAGAGTAGCTTTACCTTACTTCAAATAACCCCTGATCTTATTACGCCAAATGATCCTGGTATATTTGCTGAATATAAGGGGATCAAATTGTACCAGCAGGTATCAGCATCATTTCTCAGGGAATTAATTAGATAA
- a CDS encoding IS3 family transposase gives MMRLGIPWKKVRRPDDKRQVIELLVQENVSERQACKLVDLPRSSFRYKRKVKDDISLMEALEELIKKHPSIGFWKCYHRLRRKGHPWNHKRLYQVYKYG, from the coding sequence ATGATGCGGTTAGGAATTCCCTGGAAAAAAGTTCGGCGGCCTGACGACAAACGACAAGTAATAGAGTTATTGGTGCAGGAAAATGTGAGTGAGCGTCAGGCCTGTAAGCTGGTAGACCTACCTCGGTCTTCCTTCCGATATAAGCGCAAAGTTAAAGATGACATTTCGTTAATGGAGGCGCTGGAGGAATTGATAAAGAAACATCCTTCTATCGGCTTCTGGAAGTGCTACCACCGTTTGAGAAGAAAAGGTCATCCATGGAATCATAAGCGGCTCTACCAGGTTTATAAATACGGCTAA
- the istA gene encoding IS21 family transposase has protein sequence MTYQRIHQLYRDKHSIRSISRITGLNWRTVKLQLSMSEEDFLTISQQKKGRKKLLLEFEDFIYNRLRSLPDTSSAQIHDLLKEQFPGFGPISPKTVYNFVMAIRAKYSLSVEEPTRQYQMVAELPYGQQAQVDFGFYNMRTTEGRTRKVQFFCMSLSRSRFKYVLFTDRPFTTITVIEAHERAFSHFGGMPQELVYDQDRLFMVDENWGDLILTEHFRQYISQRPLKTYFCRAADPESKGKIENVVKYVKRNFLYGRFFKDVQLVNEEVLAWLKRTANALIHGTTKLIPAEEMENEVTFLYPYTPVKMMEPEYSSYAVRKDNTISWKSNFYSLPLGTYKDRQSRVLVIREEQELVILNTEKQELCRHIISPLKGQKILQTDHGRDKSRAILEMMQEFATLFTDQKEALGWVFQLKTEKPRYIRDQIQLLKTIVNKLEPVLALETLYYCSQYHIYSASDFKSVAEHLGKLQQQEIVPANTITNNPLTAPVQQKANTEPARSKLINYDIIFN, from the coding sequence ATGACTTACCAGCGTATTCATCAACTTTACCGGGATAAACACTCTATTCGATCAATTTCCAGGATAACAGGACTAAACTGGCGTACGGTCAAACTGCAACTCTCAATGAGTGAGGAGGATTTTTTAACTATCAGCCAACAGAAAAAGGGTCGAAAGAAACTACTTCTGGAATTTGAAGATTTTATATATAATCGCCTGAGAAGTCTTCCAGATACATCTTCTGCTCAAATCCATGATTTATTAAAAGAACAGTTTCCCGGTTTTGGACCAATCAGCCCTAAAACAGTTTATAATTTTGTTATGGCCATCAGGGCTAAGTACAGCCTTTCTGTGGAAGAGCCAACCCGGCAATATCAGATGGTAGCAGAACTACCTTATGGGCAGCAAGCTCAGGTTGATTTTGGCTTTTATAACATGCGAACTACTGAAGGACGAACGCGCAAAGTACAGTTTTTCTGTATGAGTCTATCCCGCTCGCGCTTTAAATACGTATTATTTACAGATCGACCATTTACTACCATTACGGTTATAGAAGCACATGAGAGAGCTTTTAGCCATTTTGGGGGCATGCCTCAGGAACTTGTCTATGACCAGGACCGATTATTTATGGTTGACGAGAATTGGGGAGATCTGATCCTTACCGAACATTTTCGGCAGTATATCTCTCAGCGACCTCTTAAAACCTATTTCTGCCGTGCGGCAGATCCTGAGTCCAAGGGGAAAATAGAAAATGTCGTAAAGTATGTGAAAAGAAATTTTCTATATGGGCGATTTTTTAAAGATGTTCAGTTGGTGAATGAAGAAGTACTGGCCTGGCTCAAACGTACAGCCAATGCATTAATCCACGGCACCACAAAGTTAATACCAGCTGAAGAAATGGAAAATGAAGTGACCTTTCTATATCCCTATACCCCTGTTAAAATGATGGAACCAGAATATAGTTCCTATGCTGTACGAAAAGATAACACAATCAGTTGGAAAAGTAATTTTTACTCATTGCCACTTGGCACATATAAAGATCGTCAAAGCCGGGTACTGGTGATCAGGGAAGAACAGGAATTAGTTATTTTAAATACCGAAAAACAAGAGCTTTGTCGCCATATAATCTCACCACTTAAAGGACAGAAGATCTTACAAACTGACCATGGTAGAGACAAATCCCGGGCAATCCTGGAGATGATGCAAGAGTTTGCGACTCTTTTTACTGATCAGAAGGAGGCATTGGGATGGGTCTTCCAACTTAAGACAGAGAAACCGCGATATATACGCGATCAGATACAATTGCTAAAGACTATAGTAAATAAGCTGGAACCAGTCTTAGCGCTTGAAACCTTGTACTATTGTAGCCAATATCATATCTACAGTGCGTCTGATTTTAAGTCTGTTGCAGAGCATCTTGGGAAGCTACAACAACAAGAAATAGTCCCTGCAAATACGATCACCAATAACCCATTAACAGCTCCTGTTCAACAAAAAGCCAACACAGAACCAGCCAGGAGCAAGTTGATCAACTATGATATAATCTTCAATTAA
- the istB gene encoding IS21-like element helper ATPase IstB produces METEKQRIRELCTAFRLGGISNGIKALITEAEQQEMGYVKFLSQILETEATHRSVKDLNKREKAAWLPQMSDLNHYKTGSEDEISPGRLKQLRELNWVDQLFNIVLMGPSGTGKTFLAAGLCQDAVKAGYNAYFRRMDDLVNMLKTKDFVKTQQVEYKRLLKANLLVIDDIMLFPLEKNLAISFFNFINQIYESTSIIITTNKKPSDWSKQLDDEVIATALLDRLLYHCEVINFSGESYRLKNRKTIFEGS; encoded by the coding sequence ATGGAAACAGAAAAGCAACGAATCCGCGAATTATGTACAGCTTTTAGGCTGGGTGGTATTAGCAATGGAATAAAGGCATTAATCACTGAAGCAGAACAACAAGAGATGGGATATGTAAAGTTCCTAAGCCAAATACTGGAAACGGAAGCAACACACCGCTCTGTAAAAGACTTGAACAAACGGGAAAAGGCAGCCTGGTTACCTCAGATGTCAGACCTGAATCATTACAAAACAGGATCAGAGGATGAAATTAGTCCTGGTCGCTTAAAGCAACTTAGAGAATTGAATTGGGTAGATCAATTATTTAATATTGTTCTGATGGGGCCGAGTGGAACTGGCAAGACATTTTTAGCTGCAGGTTTGTGTCAGGATGCTGTAAAGGCTGGATATAACGCCTACTTCAGAAGAATGGATGACCTGGTAAATATGCTTAAGACGAAGGACTTTGTTAAAACCCAGCAGGTTGAATATAAACGACTATTAAAGGCTAACCTTCTCGTTATTGATGATATTATGCTCTTCCCGCTGGAGAAGAACCTGGCAATATCATTTTTCAATTTTATCAATCAGATTTATGAATCTACGTCAATAATCATCACTACAAATAAGAAGCCTTCAGACTGGAGCAAACAGCTGGATGATGAGGTCATAGCTACGGCTTTACTGGACCGGCTACTTTACCATTGTGAAGTCATAAACTTTAGTGGTGAAAGTTACAGATTGAAGAATCGTAAAACTATTTTTGAAGGTTCCTGA